The DNA window ACGGCGGAGGCCTGCAAAATTGCATCCACTTTGCCCTGCTGCAGCGCCATAAAGGTTTCAGTATCGCTGGCAAACCCGATGTAACTGGTGCCGCTATCTTTCCAACGCCCCTGCAACTCTTTGTTAAACAGCTGTTCGAAGGTAGAACCCACGACCGCCCCCAATTTTTTGCCGCGCAGCTGTTCGTAATTGGTGATGCCGGTGTCTTTGCGCGTTACTACGGTAACGGTGTAATTCACATAGGGCTGGGTGAATGCCACCGTCATCGCCCGCTCCGGTGTGATGGTGGTCGAGCCAACGACAATATCCACCCGTTTGGAGACCAGCGCAGGGATACGATCTGAAGCCGGCGTCTGAACAATAACCGGCTCCACCCCCAGGGATTTCGCCATATCCTGGCAATAAGCCACGTCATACCCATCAGGTTTATTGTCAGGCGTCATAAACCCTGAAGGCGGGGAATCAAGCACCACGGCACAGCGTAATTTCTTGGCTTTAATAACAGCATCCAGCGTCGATTCGGCCTGGGCCGCATGGGTAAGAAACAAGGCTGTTAACACAATAAAAACGGCTGACTTTTTCGTATGATTAAACATAATAAATTCCCCGCGATGGTTTAATTAATAATAGCTATAGCTCCATTAATATTCGTCCGAGTCACTTCTCATGCAAGGCAATAATCGGTAACAAACAGGCAGGTCTAATTATTTACGGCCGATATCAGCAATCGGGCCTAATTCTTTCTCAATTAACGGTATGACTTCTTTACTGAAGCGATAGAGCGATTTCTGCGCCCGCGCTAACGGCATACAACCAAACTGGAAATTACAGGTGTAATTTAACGGATTTAGCTTTTTAATATCAGCAATCATCTTTTCAGCCACCTGATAGGCATCGCCGACCACCATATTGTCGGCATATTGCTCCAGGGTATATTCCCCTTCAAAGGCTTCGTTGCGGATGTAGCCATCGGCGTCGAGCGGCAATTGCGCCTTGCGTAAATGATTTGCCATGCGGCCAACATAGCGCGCGCGTTCGGCCGCCTCCAACGCTTCAGAGCGGCTGTCGGTCACGTGGACATATTGCATAATGGCCAACGGTTTGGTCGCCGGATTCTCACCCAGGCTCTCCCAGCTTTGGTTCAGCCCCTCGACCATTTTATACAATACCGGTGAGCCCAGCGTGCTGGCAGCATGGAACGGCACCGCCTGCCATTTATTCAGCCGCGCCAATAACCGTGGATGCGATGTGGTAACAAATAAAGGCGGCAACGGCGACTGATAGGATTTGATGGCAAACGTGGTATGAGGAATCGAAATATGCTCGCCATTGTATTCCACTTCCCCGGTGACCAGGGCCTGTTCAATCACATCCCAGTATTCAAGGAAAATGTCGACCTTCTTATCCAACGCCACATGGTAACGATCAAACTCATACTGCTGATAGCCGGTGCCCATGCCCAAAACCAGCCGGCCATCGGTCATGGCGTCAACCGTGGCAATTTCCTGCGCCAGGCGCAATGGGTGGTAAAGCGGCAAAACCAATACGCCGGGCGCCAGCTTAATTTTGGTCGTCCAGCCAGCGGCGTTGGCAGCCATCAGCAGCGGCGATGGGCTGCTGGAGTAGTTGGCGAAATGGTGTTCGGCAAACCATGCAATATCAAACCCCACTTCTTCCGCCGTCTTCACCATGGTTTGGGTATCGCGCATAACGCCCTTCACCCCTGCCGGATGATCACGCAAGGTCATCAGGCTGAATAATCCAAGTTGCATCTTTTTCTCCTGCTCTGGTAATGGTTGGCCCGGCAAAAATGGCTAATCCGAGCCGGCGTTGGATAACGGGACAGAAGTGACGTAAGCGCCATTCTGGTAGATAAGCGGTGCAATCTCATGGCGGTATTGGCAGTCGCTCACCCGGCCGATCACAATGTGGTGTGTGGCATAAGGCACGCTTTGGTCCAGTTCGCAAAACAGCATCGCCTGGGCGTCGGCCAGGTAAGGCACGCCCGCCGGGTTACTGCGCCATTCGCCGGTGGCAAAGCGCTCATGCGGCGGCTGCGGTGTACTGAAGCGTTGCGAAATAGCGGCATGCTCTTTATTCAGCAGGTTGATGCAGTATTTTTTCTGCGCCAGCAATGGCGTTAACAGGCTGGACGAACTGTTGATGCACACCAGAACGGCCACGGGATCAAAACATAAGGAAGTCACCGCGGTGGCGGTAATGCCATAAGGGACGCCTTCATGCCGACAGGTGATAACACAGACCGTGGTGGCCAGCCGCCGCATACAATGGAGAAAGTTATCTTTGACGTGATTCATCAACCTAACCCCGCAAAACACCGTTCAATAACGTTGATTGTTGATAATCCAGCTCAGTAATATAGTAGATTGTCAACAATGTTAAATTTATGTATTCATCATTCGCCAGGCAGGGTTTGGTTGTCAATAAATTGTTTAATTTTACGCCATATGAAATTCATATGCATAAACATATAATTTATATTCAATAGGTTAGTTTAATTTCACCGCGGCATCGCTACTGCCGGTATACGGAGGCGCCAGACGAATCCCAGATGATTTTACCGGCGCTCTGGATTAAGCCAGATGCTCTAAAACCACGCTTTTTACACCGGTTTTCGTACGGGATAACTCGCCGCCGGATCGGGTGCGCCAAACCGGCGCTTGGTCAAAGACGGCTGGGTTTGCCACGTGTTATTATGCCCGCTCATAGCAATAGGAGGTGACATGGAAAACTACTTGGGGATTTTTTTGCGCGCAGTTTTTGTGGAAAACATGGCTCTTAATTTCTTCCTGGGTATGTGCACCTTCCTGGCGATATCAAAAAAGGTGGATACGGCATTTAAGCTGGGCGTAACCGTTACGCTGCTGTTAGCGATCGCCACCCCGCTGAATAATCTGATTTATCATTACCTGCTGCGGGAAAACGCCATCATTGAAGGTGTCGATCTCAGCTTCCTGGATTTCATCACCTTTATCGGCGTGCTGGCTGCGCTGGTGCAAATCCTCGAAATGCTGTTGGATCGCTATGTTCCGTCGTTGCACCAATCGCTGGGTGCCTTTTTACCACTACTGACTATCCACTGCGCGATTTTCGGCGCAACCATCTTTATGGTGCAACGCGAATATAATTTCGCTGAATCTTTTGTCTACGGCACCGGCTGCGGTATCGGCTGGCTGCTGGCGATTGTGTCGCTGGCTGGCCTGCGCGAGAAGATGAAATACGCCAATATGCCAAAGGGGCTGCAGGGGTTGGGCAGTGTCTTTATGACCGCCGGGCTGATGTCGCTCGGGTTCATGTCTTTTGCCGGGATCAAACTTTAAACCTGGCCGCTTGAAAATGAAAACGGGGAGTGTATCGCTACACTCCCCGCTGAAGGTTCTGGAGGCGCTTTCCGCCTCATACTGCGCTTATGATTGCTTGGTCTGCACCCAGAAAGCGTGGATCAGCCCAGGAATATAGCCCAGCAGCGTCAAAATAATGTTAAGGATGAATGCCCAGCCGAAGCCCTTCCCGAGCAGTACGCCCAATGGTGGCAAAATAATGGTAAATACAATCCGCCAAAAACCCATAATATCTCCTTGCGTGATTTCCGTATGCTCAACTTATTACAACTGCTTAATATTATCAAACCGTTATCAGAATATTCTCAGCATTAGCCATACCCGTAACGCCATTATTTTAAGCCGGATAGCAAAACCTATTACACCACCGGGGAAATAGCACACAAAACTAAAGGTTTTTGCCGACCCACCCGACACTTTTGCGGCTATGACAGAGATAAAATGAAGCATTGATTATCTGGGCGGCTGCTCCTAGAATCGCCGCCACAATAATAAGAGGAGCCTGTTTTCATGTCGCAACTTTGGGTAGCAACACAATACTTTTACTTATTTGGCCTTGTATTTTCCATGGTTTTTACCTACCTGGTTAGCCGGGATACGATCAAAATCCGCTGCATCAGCGCGTTAATCATCGGCCTGACCTGGCCACTGAGTCTGCCTGTGGTTTTACTTTTTTCATTATTCTGAGCGGGGTATCGCCCAGCCAGGGTCAACCATCCGCACCAGCCTGATTAGCCTTTGGGTATATGGGGCTCTGAAATATCCACCAGCCGGCAGAGTTTACTGAAATTGTCGGCGCTCTCGCAGATCTTGTCGGTGACAAACAAGCCCAAATAGCCGATCACCAGCACGTAGCCGATCATGCATAAAATGAAAATAAACGTCTTCACCCCAATCCCAACCTAACCGTCGCTTTTATCTATCATACCGTGAACAACGCCGATTCGCCCATGCAAAACAAAAGGCGCGGTGACTATGGTCATTTAAGGGATGAAATGTTATGTTATCACATAACTTAACACCCTGTAGATATTATCATGGACCGACACACTCCACCGCTGCTGGCCGTCAACAACCTTACGCTGGTGCTGGATGGCAAAACCAAAATCAACAAATTGAGTTTTGAACTGCAACACGGTGAGAGCCTGTGTTTACTGGGGGCCTCTGGTTCGGGCAAATCACTCACGGCAAGCGCCATTCTGGGGACGCTACCGCCCAATGCCGTCCTGAGCGGTTCCATCCGCATCTGCGGGCGGGAAGTCGGCGGCCAGCGCCTGCAGCAACGCGGCCCGGCGCCAGTAGCCGCTATTTTTCAAGATCCTTTCACCACCTTGAATCCACTGGTTAGCGTTGGCAAACAGTTGGGGATGGCGTTGCGCTATCAACAGGGAATAAGCCGCCGGGCAGCCGATGCCTGCGCCAGCGAACTGCTGGCAGCGCTCGGTCTGGAGCCCAATGCCATTCTGCCGCGCTACCCCAGCCAACTGTCAGGTGGGCAATGCCAACGGATCTGCGCCGCCCTGGCGTTAAGCGGGCAACAGCGCCTGCTGATCGCCGATGAGCCCACTACCGCGTTGGATATGGTCAGCCAGCACCAGGTGATTGACCTTTTACGCCAGTACACCAATCACACCACCGGCAGAGGGCTGCTGTTTATCACGCATGATGTCACCGTTGCGGCTGCACTGTGCCAACGCGCCGTTATCTTGGCCGGCGGCCAACAGATTGAGCAAGGCCCGATCGGCCAAATCATGCAGCGGCCCGCCCATCCCTATACCCATAGCCTGGTTACGGCGGCCCGCCAGCTGTATCAGGCCCATAACGGTTTGCGCCAGGCGGTATAACCATGCGCGCCGAAATGCCGTTTATCAGTATGCAAAATGTCAGCCGCCGTTATTCACCGCGGGCTATCGGGGTGGCGGGAATAAACCTGAATATCTACGCCGACGAGTGCATCGGGCTGGTCGGCTGCTCCGGAGCCGGCAAATCCACCCTGTTAAAACTCCTATTGGCGCTTGAAACAGCAGACGGCGGGCATATTCATTGCCAGGGACAGTTGCTGGAGGCCGCCAGGCCGCGCCGGTTACGCGGATACCGCCGGCTGGTGCAATACGTGCCTCAGGATGCCCATGCCTCGCTAAACCCCCGCCATACCGTGGCGCAGCTTATTGCCGCCCCGTTGCGCCAACTCGCGCCGCAGGAAAATGCCCAGGCAATCACCGAACGGGTACTGGAACAGGTTGAACTGGCCCCGCGGTTGGCGCATGCGCGCCCAAATGAACTTTCCGGTGGCCAGGCGCAACGCGTGGCATTAGCACGCGCTATCGCCTTGCAGCCCCGTTTTCTGTTGGCGGATGAACCGGTGAGCGGGCTGGATCTGCCGTTACGCCAGCAAATGATTGCGCTATTGCGCCGCCTGGCGCAGCAGCAGCAAATGGGCATGTTGATCGTTTCACACGACATTTCGCTGGTCGCAGCCCTGTGCCAGCGAACCCTGGTGATGGATCGCGGTGCGATCGTCGAGGATCGCCCCACCCACACGTTGCTGCAACACCCCCAGCATGCGGCCACCCATGCGTTGATCGCCGCGATACCGCAACTGCCTACCCATATTTAACCCCGGAAGGAGCTATTGATGTTACCTCTACGTTTTATTGGCCCCGCCTGCCTGATGGTCAGCAGCGTCTTACTTAGCGGCTGTTTTGATCCCGCCGCCCCCGAAGAAACCAGCGCGAATGAAAAACGCATTCGCCTGGCGATGCTACAGCCGCCGCGCTCGGGCTTAACGCCGCTGAGTGATGATGCGTTCAAACTTTCGCGTTGGAGCAATAGCGAAACGTTAGTGATATTGGATGCCAACGGCGATATACAGCCGGCGCTGGCGACCGAATGGCAGCCGCTGGATGCGCAAAGCTGGCGTTTTCGTTTGCGCCAGGGCGTTCAGTTCCATGACGGCAGCACATTCGATGCCCATAGCGTGGTGCGCTCACTCCAGGCCGCCATGCAGGCCGCGCCAAAACCGCGGATTCTGGACGGCGTGGAACTGACCGTCAGCGCTGACGGCGATAACGCCGTGATTATCCGCAGCGCCACACCCGATCCGTTGCTTCCCCAGCGCCTGTCCAGCCCGCAGCTCGCGATCCTGGCCGCCGGGGCATACGGCGCCAACGGCACGGTTAATCCACTGCGTGCCGGTACCGGCGCTTACGTGTTAACCGAGATCAACGGCACCAGCAGCGCCCGCCTGCAAAGGTTCGATAACTATTGGGGGGAGAAAGCCGCCGCGCCGGGGATCGACGTCAGCTTTGTACCCGACAGCACAGCCCGTGCCGCCGCCTTGCGTACCGGCAGCGCCGATTTGGTGGAAGCGCTGCCCATTTCACAACTGCCGCTGATTGACCCGGCACTGATCCATGAAGTCCCCATGCCGCGCACCAACACCCTGTATCTGAATACTCGCCACGGCGCTTTCAGCGATCCGGCCGTGCGGGCGGCAGCGGCCGCCGCCATCCAACGCCAGCCGCTGATCGATAACGTCTACGAAGGGCGCGCCGATATAGCCGCCGGGCTGCTTGGCCCGGCATTGCCCTGGGCCGCCGCGCTACGCCAGGCACCGCCCGCCGCTGCGCCTGCCGCGATCGGCGGCAAAACCATCACGCTGGCAACCTTCAGCGATCGCGCGGAACTGCCGGAAGTCGCTGTGTTTCTGGCGCAGCAGCTCACCGCCGCCGGCTTTGAAGTGAAACAGGAAGTGCGTGAATACGCGCATATCGAAGCCGATGCCCTAGCCGGAAAGTTTGACGCCTTTATTCTTTCCCGCGCAACGGTGCTGGATTCAGGCGATCCGGTGGCTTATATGTACAGTGATTTTGCCTGCCACGGCTCCTTCAACATTTCCCAACTGTGCGATCACCAGGTGGATGCTGCGCTGGAACAGGCCGCATCGCTCCCGGCAGGCCAACAGC is part of the Gibbsiella quercinecans genome and encodes:
- a CDS encoding transporter substrate-binding domain-containing protein; this encodes MFNHTKKSAVFIVLTALFLTHAAQAESTLDAVIKAKKLRCAVVLDSPPSGFMTPDNKPDGYDVAYCQDMAKSLGVEPVIVQTPASDRIPALVSKRVDIVVGSTTITPERAMTVAFTQPYVNYTVTVVTRKDTGITNYEQLRGKKLGAVVGSTFEQLFNKELQGRWKDSGTSYIGFASDTETFMALQQGKVDAILQASAVYNTLAASGQFPTFATGGLAPLADMDGLVVRRGDQEFLNWAKVFVWHQVVSGRYAELYKKYMGDGPLPALNMPGVDF
- a CDS encoding LLM class flavin-dependent oxidoreductase, with the translated sequence MQLGLFSLMTLRDHPAGVKGVMRDTQTMVKTAEEVGFDIAWFAEHHFANYSSSPSPLLMAANAAGWTTKIKLAPGVLVLPLYHPLRLAQEIATVDAMTDGRLVLGMGTGYQQYEFDRYHVALDKKVDIFLEYWDVIEQALVTGEVEYNGEHISIPHTTFAIKSYQSPLPPLFVTTSHPRLLARLNKWQAVPFHAASTLGSPVLYKMVEGLNQSWESLGENPATKPLAIMQYVHVTDSRSEALEAAERARYVGRMANHLRKAQLPLDADGYIRNEAFEGEYTLEQYADNMVVGDAYQVAEKMIADIKKLNPLNYTCNFQFGCMPLARAQKSLYRFSKEVIPLIEKELGPIADIGRK
- a CDS encoding flavin reductase family protein, with the protein product MNHVKDNFLHCMRRLATTVCVITCRHEGVPYGITATAVTSLCFDPVAVLVCINSSSSLLTPLLAQKKYCINLLNKEHAAISQRFSTPQPPHERFATGEWRSNPAGVPYLADAQAMLFCELDQSVPYATHHIVIGRVSDCQYRHEIAPLIYQNGAYVTSVPLSNAGSD
- the nqrE gene encoding NADH:ubiquinone reductase (Na(+)-transporting) subunit E, encoding MENYLGIFLRAVFVENMALNFFLGMCTFLAISKKVDTAFKLGVTVTLLLAIATPLNNLIYHYLLRENAIIEGVDLSFLDFITFIGVLAALVQILEMLLDRYVPSLHQSLGAFLPLLTIHCAIFGATIFMVQREYNFAESFVYGTGCGIGWLLAIVSLAGLREKMKYANMPKGLQGLGSVFMTAGLMSLGFMSFAGIKL
- a CDS encoding YqaE/Pmp3 family membrane protein encodes the protein MGFWRIVFTIILPPLGVLLGKGFGWAFILNIILTLLGYIPGLIHAFWVQTKQS
- a CDS encoding GhoT/OrtT family toxin, encoding MSQLWVATQYFYLFGLVFSMVFTYLVSRDTIKIRCISALIIGLTWPLSLPVVLLFSLF
- a CDS encoding ABC transporter ATP-binding protein, which encodes MDRHTPPLLAVNNLTLVLDGKTKINKLSFELQHGESLCLLGASGSGKSLTASAILGTLPPNAVLSGSIRICGREVGGQRLQQRGPAPVAAIFQDPFTTLNPLVSVGKQLGMALRYQQGISRRAADACASELLAALGLEPNAILPRYPSQLSGGQCQRICAALALSGQQRLLIADEPTTALDMVSQHQVIDLLRQYTNHTTGRGLLFITHDVTVAAALCQRAVILAGGQQIEQGPIGQIMQRPAHPYTHSLVTAARQLYQAHNGLRQAV
- a CDS encoding ABC transporter ATP-binding protein, with protein sequence MRAEMPFISMQNVSRRYSPRAIGVAGINLNIYADECIGLVGCSGAGKSTLLKLLLALETADGGHIHCQGQLLEAARPRRLRGYRRLVQYVPQDAHASLNPRHTVAQLIAAPLRQLAPQENAQAITERVLEQVELAPRLAHARPNELSGGQAQRVALARAIALQPRFLLADEPVSGLDLPLRQQMIALLRRLAQQQQMGMLIVSHDISLVAALCQRTLVMDRGAIVEDRPTHTLLQHPQHAATHALIAAIPQLPTHI
- a CDS encoding ABC transporter substrate-binding protein, whose translation is MLPLRFIGPACLMVSSVLLSGCFDPAAPEETSANEKRIRLAMLQPPRSGLTPLSDDAFKLSRWSNSETLVILDANGDIQPALATEWQPLDAQSWRFRLRQGVQFHDGSTFDAHSVVRSLQAAMQAAPKPRILDGVELTVSADGDNAVIIRSATPDPLLPQRLSSPQLAILAAGAYGANGTVNPLRAGTGAYVLTEINGTSSARLQRFDNYWGEKAAAPGIDVSFVPDSTARAAALRTGSADLVEALPISQLPLIDPALIHEVPMPRTNTLYLNTRHGAFSDPAVRAAAAAAIQRQPLIDNVYEGRADIAAGLLGPALPWAAALRQAPPAAAPAAIGGKTITLATFSDRAELPEVAVFLAQQLTAAGFEVKQEVREYAHIEADALAGKFDAFILSRATVLDSGDPVAYMYSDFACHGSFNISQLCDHQVDAALEQAASLPAGQQRRQAIMAAENKILATHAAIPLLHERVIQGEATNMRHAARDPRERVLVTPASMIAP